The DNA window GCCACAGCCTCCTCTTATCATCAGCACCTACATATTGCCAGTCTCATTTCTTACCCCGTCACATTAGAAGTTTGAAAGAGCGTAATACTCTCGAAATTCAGCAAACAATTTTTAACAACTCTAGTTATCTTTTAATGCTGTATTATTGAAGCAGAGCAATTGTAGGCCTGTGCATTGTTTCAATTTGTCCTGCTTACTCATGCATTTCTTCCACAGCAGCGTCTCAAAATGCCTCTCACTGTAAACTTGTTCCTCTCTTACTTCTAGAGGGATGTAATGGTGTGGAAACTCTGTCGCTCTCTCAAATTATCCCACTTTTGAGTCAGTCCGACAAGGGATGGGGAGGCGAGCAGCAGACCTGACGACCCCGGTTCCAGTTTTAGGTGTCCCCGCTCTGGTTGGAGTGCGTGGTTTGAAGACAACAGGAGGAGACAGAACTGGAGGGGCCCTGCTGCAAGCATGGGGATTTCATTCCAGCATTGGTGTTCAGACGTCCCCAGGGAAAAGCAGACCACCTACCCAGCACAGTGTACTGCTAACCGATACGCTCTCCATGCCATCAAATAGAATTACTCAAACATCCAACAACTGTATTACCAGGGAAACGGAGTACAAGGAGATATTACTGCTAAAGAGTTACAAGGAGAAAAGGGctattttaaaacagaaatgtggGGAAtccaagacaaaaaaagaagtgaCTTTCAAAGCACTTGGAGGTGAGGCCTCTAAGGATGTGGCCTGCAGTCACAGGAACAGTAGTGGGACTTATTGCTATGCCAGGGCAATCAAGACGAACCCGCACTTTGCAGGGAATGCAACCAATGTCAGGCCTAAAATCAAATCAGCCACCCGCTACACCAATGGCAGCGTGGTAGATTCAGAGGCAATCGGTGGAATCAGCGTTGATAATGATGACGCAGATCCAGTAAACAGTGCAACCTCTCGTGGAAGGGACCAAAACAGAGTGCAAAGTCATAATGCAGAGCAGTCTGGAAGGACGGCACTGTTTTCTGCTGCCCAACATTTTGGTATGCCACCCAAAATATGCATCCTTTGTGGAGGGAGACAATCCGTAACCACAGGGGCTGCCACTTTGGAGGAGAAAAGCCCTGCTGCTGAAGATTGCCCATTAAAGTCAGCCCTTACCATGCTTTCAACTACTGAGGGAGACAAAGACCTCAGGGCAACCCTGCATCAAACCCCCGACAACAGTACAGACAGAGTCAATCCGCAAATATTACCTCTTAACGAAGAACTTCGGTATCGAAAAACACCATATCTGGCATGTCCAGTGCACTCTAGAGGCAATCTGGTCCCTTTGTCATGTACATATGCAGCGGCTGATACAAAATCTATCCAACCTACAACCAGTTTACAAGCTAAAACCATCACAAAAGCAActgtagaaatgaaaaaagatgacGCGAGTTTGAAATCCTTTGCAAAACCTTCACAGGACGGTAAGATCCCCCGACCGACGAGTCTCATGCTGACTCCACAGATGGCCACGGCTACCAAACCAAACGACCCGCATTCACACACTTATCCTAAGCTCATCAAGATGCCGCAACACAACTCTATACAACGGAATGTGccacaaaatgtttgtgtatctgtacATGCTACACCTAAAAAGACTCTGTTGCCCCCTTCTCACTTGTACACTACAGCGGCTGGATCTGGAAACACATCCAACACTCACACGACAAGCATGACCTTTAATACTGCACTGATGTCCTCAAAAGTCACACCTACTAAAGTTGCTAATGCTGATGATGAAATTAAACTGCTGCAATCAACACACAGGACACGAGTAAATGCAGCAACAAATACAACTGATAGCCGGCaaatgtctccaaaatgtcCAACCCTATCTAAAGCAAGCAAGGCATCAGACAATATTCACAAAGGAGACACAACTGTACAACATAGAGCTGCAAGTCCGACATCTACTCCACACAATGCAGCTCAGAAACCACAAGAAAATCCATCGTCAAAGGTTAACGTTAGCCCACCTGCACGTCCCCATTTTGCTCATACGCCTCAGAGCACTTTGTATCATAACGCTGCTTCACACCAAACTAGGCATACAACCACTAAGCGTGACGCTAAATCTGAGGCGAGACAAATTCACCCAGTTCATCATATGTCCTCAAATTCTGAGCCTACAATTCATGAACATACAGCATCAGTTAACACTACAGCAAGTGCAACTGGACCCCTACATTCAAGACCTCATTTGCCTTCAGGTCCTGGTTTACCATCTACACATCACAACACTGTATTTAAAAGTTTTCCCCTCAAGAACTCCTCGGTCAGTCTGAAAAGTGCTCCTTCTACAGCCAGCTCCTCGTCACTGACATTGACAAAAAGCCAAAGTAACGTCTGCGTATCAAGCACAACTATGCTTCaatcaacagacacaaaacaagaagGACTATGTCGTAACGAAGCATCAGGCAAAAATAAACCCGGTCATGCAACTCCAGCCAATGAAAACTCTGCTGTCTGTGGCGTTTCCAATCAGGAACACAAGTCCAAAACAACCCCGGTCTTATTATCTCGGCCGCTGAATGTGTCAAAGAAACATAACAGAGGCAGTGATGTGAGCGCCCACAATTCTGTATCAATAATGAATCCCAATACTGAATCACATACTGATGAATTCGGTGGTAATCTAAGCCACGAATTTGTCTCGCATGAGTCAAAACGCCATGAAAATTCAAATCTATCACAGGTCACTAAGCTTCAGAATCACATTTCCTTAATTAAGCCAAGCAGCATTTGTCTGCAGGGCTGCATAAACACAGAACAGCAAAGGGTTGCGCAATATCAAGgatacacaaaaacagaacacGAGGGACGCTGTGCTCCTGTCCCACCAGTAAAAACAGCCCAAGAGACAGATTCAAACGCAGAACACTTTGCCTTGGGTGT is part of the Paralichthys olivaceus isolate ysfri-2021 chromosome 15, ASM2471397v2, whole genome shotgun sequence genome and encodes:
- the LOC109645104 gene encoding uncharacterized protein, which codes for MGRRAADLTTPVPVLGVPALVGVRGLKTTGGDRTGGALLQAWGFHSSIGVQTSPGKSRPPTQHSVLLTDTLSMPSNRITQTSNNCITRETEYKEILLLKSYKEKRAILKQKCGESKTKKEVTFKALGGEASKDVACSHRNSSGTYCYARAIKTNPHFAGNATNVRPKIKSATRYTNGSVVDSEAIGGISVDNDDADPVNSATSRGRDQNRVQSHNAEQSGRTALFSAAQHFGMPPKICILCGGRQSVTTGAATLEEKSPAAEDCPLKSALTMLSTTEGDKDLRATLHQTPDNSTDRVNPQILPLNEELRYRKTPYLACPVHSRGNLVPLSCTYAAADTKSIQPTTSLQAKTITKATVEMKKDDASLKSFAKPSQDGKIPRPTSLMLTPQMATATKPNDPHSHTYPKLIKMPQHNSIQRNVPQNVCVSVHATPKKTLLPPSHLYTTAAGSGNTSNTHTTSMTFNTALMSSKVTPTKVANADDEIKLLQSTHRTRVNAATNTTDSRQMSPKCPTLSKASKASDNIHKGDTTVQHRAASPTSTPHNAAQKPQENPSSKVNVSPPARPHFAHTPQSTLYHNAASHQTRHTTTKRDAKSEARQIHPVHHMSSNSEPTIHEHTASVNTTASATGPLHSRPHLPSGPGLPSTHHNTVFKSFPLKNSSVSLKSAPSTASSSSLTLTKSQSNVCVSSTTMLQSTDTKQEGLCRNEASGKNKPGHATPANENSAVCGVSNQEHKSKTTPVLLSRPLNVSKKHNRGSDVSAHNSVSIMNPNTESHTDEFGGNLSHEFVSHESKRHENSNLSQVTKLQNHISLIKPSSICLQGCINTEQQRVAQYQGYTKTEHEGRCAPVPPVKTAQETDSNAEHFALGVSAGHANIKLKSHADKQTHSNSVTAQTNFNNSSTANTKGHEDPNPSSHVHRNSNLNTSLLLQAHAGLPVTAAAPLKSEKELCAQTGPECNSILHSSKMHLVSHPRPQSCEAEANAGADSNLSPAPPRPCPVDSSLAHSHPADAAMLLPPSSQCCKSAALQQKLETVEASLAANKDRITTLLNIIHDLETCHTPTSGRRCFKTGKDLKNFSTCQKTACIIYSVEYDFRQQERRFMEVLNRSAGGNNAFSMHLSPHLNFSLLRKLIIKNLTKSRVKSKKLCKTLFKWLPRKIQQV